The Nycticebus coucang isolate mNycCou1 chromosome 17, mNycCou1.pri, whole genome shotgun sequence nucleotide sequence TTTTTATAATGTCCCTCTGAGCTAATCACCCTCCTCCACAAGAACTCACATCAAATGCTCCCTCATTATCACATCCGGCACAGCAGATCCCAGCTGTTAATGACAAATTAGAGTGTTCTAGTTACCCCTTCTCTCCTAGAAAGCGGTGCCCCTCTGCTCCACAGGGAACATTTGCTTTTCAGAAGCCAGCCTTGGGATCTTGAAGAATGGGAGCCGGGCCCCACAGAGCGTTGGTGAGGCCCCTTGCCTGTACCCCTCTCCCAGACATCCAGCAACTTAGTCACAAATACCAGGGCAACAAGGAAATAGGAAGTGGCccccaagaaaaaaatgactgtctcccctcccctctgggtGCCAGGGGGACAGCGCTGCAGCAAGGAACATAGTGGAGACTTGGTTCGGGTTGGGGATGCCCACAGTGCCAGGTGGAGCCAAGCCTGTGTGCATGTTCACTGGGACTTGTAACTCCTGTCCCCTCAGCTGTGCTTCaggaagccctaacccccaagaGCAGGTGCAGTGTGCAGCATCTTTAAAAAGATGCTAGGTCATCACAAACTAGGGTTTGTAGAGCAGGGCAACAGGGGTGGTGAAAGTTCCAGCAAACAGGTCACAGGAAAACTGACTAAAGGAACTGAAATTGTTCAGCctggaagagaaaaagacaaagggGAAGGTCATGAACGATTGTCATGAAGGAGAAAGCGCCACTCGCTCTGTGCAGCCTCTGTGAACTCAGCCAGCACTGCTTGTTGGTGGAAATTAATAGGAGTGTTGGACTCGGAAAGGTTCCAACTAATAATTAAAGCTGCTCAACTTGAagaaatgagcaaatgaatgcATTCTTAAAATTCTCTTTCCATGAGGTTTTCACATAGCTGCATGTTTCTTGGTTAAACAGCTAAGCTGCCCACCAGTGGTGCAGGGAAGAGGTGAAGTTCATATTCTTTCTGTGTAGCTATGTTCAGAGGTAAGACAATGGAACgtgcaggaaaagaaaagatgccCCTCTCTGCCCTAAGTCACGAGCCTTTCTAAGGCATGCTGGGATCTCAGAACTTTGGGGGTGTCCTAATCCCTCTCCTCTCACTGATCTAGGCTGTCCTCTCTTGTAAGAGTGACCATTGACCCACCTCTTTGGGATATGCTGGATAGAGATATGATGAAGAgtctagaggaaaaaaatattaggtCTAAAGAGACTTGACTTGTGTTAAAGGAGGATGAAGTAAAGGCTCTAAGGAGAAGGGCCTTTTATCAACTCAGAGAGTTTTCAACCCAGAAAGACTGATCTCCTCTGAGACCCTCTTTGGCCACTCCGTATGTATGGTCAGTGCCTCAGTGGACCATCCACTAACAATCTGGACCTTTCTTCTTTGTCCTCTTCAAAATTCACTGATGCTCTGTTTCCCTGGGGTCTTGTTCCCTGGAGGACGGTAAGTTAATGGCCAGTGACAACCAAGacttcaattaaaaatgaatgggGATGATTTGGGCATTGAGAGTAGGTAGGGGGTATTTCTGGCCAAGAATGGCCTCCTCAAAACACAGCACCTAGGTTGTTGCCCAGCTCAGAGGTTTTCAAACTCCTTTGTCATATATCCCTAAACGAATCTTCATGAAGTATGTATCATCATGCAATTTTTAAGTGGATTGTAATAGTTTTCATCATAAATTTaaatactttctctcttttttttttttttttgttgcagtttggccagggctgggcttgaacccgccaccctcggcatatgggacaggcgccctactcactgagccacaggcgccgcccgataaatTTAAATACTTTCAAAGGATGTAAATTTGGGGTACATTATGaaggtttctatttttaagtgaaagttgaatttctttcataaatgtatacagctCAATCTAAACACCACCACAATGAGTAAGTCCCCATtattacagttttaaaaacaaatagttctttaacttttagaaatttgacttttctttttccacttgaACATCAATTTTTATTCCACTTTCTCCAAAGTCCTTTATCTTACTAAGATTTTCACTGAAAAATACTTTGTTGACCACCATACCACATTTATCTGCAACTGAAATGTgcccaaattttctattttcttttcttttttttcttttttttttttttttgtagagacagtctcaccgtaccgcccttggtagagtgccatggcgtcacacgactcacagcaacctctaacagttggacttacgcgattctcttgcctcagcctcccaagcagctgggactacaggtgcccgccataacgcccggctatttttttttgttgcagtttggccagggctgggtttgaacccgccaccctcggcatatggggccggcgccctactcactgaaccacaggcgcggccctattttcattttctatattataaagctctaagcatttaaaaaattctgtgatTAAATTATCATTATTAGCATTACTCTACTGATTAAACAATGTAAGTATCTTATATCAATTATTAAATACAAAAAGTGAAATTATATTGATGAATCcttttcaattattaattattGACAATCACCTTCGTTCAATTAGTTCATGTATGTTTCAGTAGATGAATATTACTTATTGGTAAAATAAGATAGAGTCAGCgtcagttctatttttattttattttaatagatataCACTGTAGAAATTAAAAGCATCCTATCATAGCCATGTAATGCAATTCTTCTAATTACTTCTGCATTAAGCACCAAATTCACATATTGGTCTATtatcaaaaatgttttcaatCTTCTGTCACCTGACAACTTGATAAGGtccctcttcatttttttaaagcactaaaTTGGAAAACACTTGACTAGCAAAGAGACTTCTTCCTCAGTCATTTGAATAATTCACTTTCCCAATTTCTGGGAAGGATACCAAGAGAGCTTAACTAAGACTTAtcaaattattgttaattatgtTGTAACACTTTCACTTTGGTTCACCTTTTAAAACCCATATTGTCAGCAGTGCCAGGAGAACACACATTTTAAATTGTACTGCACTTTCGCAAAACAATATTTCTTGATAAAATGCTTtgatcttatttcttattttaaatatattatcacCCCTCTGAAGCTGCAGATTTAGCTCATTTAGGGAAAATGTCTGTCACAAAACTTCTTTGGCAGGGCCAATCTTTACTGTCAAACCAGTCAGCCAAATCAGACACactttctgtcaaaaaaaaaaagcttaacttCATCTTTCAATTCAAATAGCTATTTTGAGCAATATTATACAAATCAATGAGAACTAAAAATATGTCTTGTGAAACTAATCACTAAAatcaatacaaattaaaatcatacatatataattaaatgTTCCATGTTTAAGTTATAAAAACAAGATTCTCCATATACTCTTCCtcatataaaattagaaaaatgactAAAAGCATGGTGTATCTTTAGTAAAATTGTGTGTGGCTATTGAGTATTGCTGACTGGCCTGAAAGAATAATGTAAATAAGAACCAGCATACTAATCAGAAACGCCACAGGTAATAGCAAAGTTCTAGGTGGCTCATTAGTTTGGCAGcacattttttggttgttatgATGAAAAAGATACTAACAATTTTACAAGATAAAATATGATGAGAATTGCAATGGTTTGAACGTGTTCCCCAAATTTCATGTTAAGAAATATCATgtttggaaacttaatccccaaattcacatgttgattAAAGGTGGAGCCTTTGAGAGGGGATTAGAATTAGATGAGGTCATTGGAGTGGGGTTCCCAGGATGGGACTGGTGGCTGTCTAAGAAGAGACCTGCACATCAAATCCGAAAGAACCCACATGAAAACTTTTCAGACGTGGGTTTTATCCATTATAACTTGTAAAAGTTTGGTATTCCCGGGAGGTATTGTATTTACACTTAAAATAATCAGCATTGCAAACCTATACTGGTTTTAGCTGTTCCAAGTTACTTTTCTTCCCAGGCAAGAAACATCCTAGGGAAAGATGTTGAGGATAGCAGGAAATAGCTCCTTACATTACATGAAGAAGCCATTTGGGGTGCTCAGCGCCTCCTAAtgattttctctgtgttttactCTTTTAGGATGCTCCCTGTCAAAGCATTCTTTGACAAGAttcagaaggagaaggagaaaaaggtattaaataaaaattatcattatttccaTCACTATATTTTACCAAATAGCCATCTGAATTCTGAAAATTCATTTATGGGTCGAAATGGCTCATTTCCATCTTATTTAACACCATAATCACCTTTAACATttgtacaagaaaagaaagtccAAAGCTCTATGGATTTATGATTAATTATTAATGGAATCTTTCTGTTTACTACATCTGAGGTTTTGGTGAGATATTAAGTGTGTCATTCTACGATTTGGGATGGCTGAGTCCtattttggggtttctttttttttttagtaatgtgGGGAAAGGTCTGTTATAAACAAAAACTCATTCTCTGCACATCAATTTTAGGGAAAACTGTAGACAGACACCTGGCTCTTTGTTGGTGAAAGTAAGTACAACACCATCCCCCACAAATCAGAGGATTAGCATTGCAAACTGCCATGCcaactgaggcaggcaggtgaTGTACATGAATAGGGCAGACAGGGTGTAAGGAAAGAGGTGGCTAGGACCGGAGCAAGGACAGGGTGGGCCCTACAAAGATGAGGAGGCCACTCAGCTCCACGTCCACCATTGCTAGATCTTCACTTGGATTTTCAAGGGAAACCTTCCAATTTGCAAATGTAGGCAATTCAATCGTTTTCATAAAACATGTCATAGGCACCAAACAAGTCTACAGGTTGTATCTGGTCCACAGTTGGTGGTTAGGGTTGGTGGTTAGCAATCTCACCCACATGTAACACGGTATTTTTGCCTTTGGTGAGAGGACATAACAGTCTTCAATCAATGTTTGGGTTTCCTATCACGTGCCTCCAAATAGCTCCCCAATTCTTAGCTCTGCGTTAGTAGTTGTTAACCCTGAAGAAGACCACAGCTGATCTTCACACGTGCATCCTACGAATTTAAAGTGAGGTGCAGGGTCAATAGTCCAGTATTTCAAGTTTATGGAGGCTGAAAGAGTTGTCGTCAGCAAAGTCCACAGTCCATAGATTTGAATGGAACTTTAAACATCAATTTACTCTAGCTTCCCTGTTTTTACAGCTTCCCTAAATATTCCTCTGGGGGCTCATAGCACTTGTATTAGCTAATGGAAGCGGGGCAGCCCAACACTTTAGCTCCTGAATTGATCTTTTCACATATCTACAGTCTCTGGAGCTTCAAAGACCAAGAACTTTTTGaatctgtggctcaaaagagtagggcaccagccccatatgccggaggtggcaggttcaaacccagccccagccaaaaaaaactgcaaaaaaaaagaaagaaaaaagaaaaagaaagacctaGCTACAATGCCAGTTTCAATCCTTCTTACTTCCAGCCCCTGTCCTACAATCACCCTGAGCTCTTTAACTTCAGATGGtatgacagtttttaaaaatgtctggaAATTCTTTGGTGTCCACCCCTTCGGAAGGCAGAGCTTAATCCCCTTTCTTCTTGAGTGTGAGCTATACTTACTGACTTGCTTCTAATAGAATATGAGCGACAACAGTGGCTTTTGAGAATAGGTCATCGACATTTTGTCTTGTGCCCAGCTCTTTAACTACTTGCTCTTGAGGAAGCCAGACGTTATGAGGACTCAACACAATGGAGAGGCTCATATGTAGAGGCATCCTGCCAACAGCCATGGGAGTAAGTCACATCGGGAGTTCCAGATAAGCTTTTGGATAACTGGGGCCTCTTCTTACATCTTGACCACAACCTCAAGAAAGAGATTGAGCCATAAACACCAGACAAATTGCTCCTGAATTCCTGACCAACAGAAATGTTTGAGATAAGAAAAGTTTGTTGTTTCAGGTGTAATTTGTTATGTGGCAACAGATAACTAATACAGATGGGCAAAGCAACCCAAGACATACCACCCCCATGGCCTGGCCCCATCATCTTTCTCTGTTCCCTCCAGTTTAGCATTCGCAAGTAGGTAGGATGTATCCCTTCATATCTATGACAACCCTACAAGTAACAGGAGCCCATTAGGTGAGAAAAATGGGGATTGTAAAATGAAAGGtaattaaatttaaagaggaCTTCCCTTACTTCCAGAGGTATTAACATATGCATGGCATTAACCAAAGATGCAGTGAGTGGTATCtccttaaaatttttcctttgggTTGAACAAATTCTGATTATTTGGTAGGCAGTTGGAATTTAGTCCTGCCATAAGGCTCTTAATAAGATTAAAAGTTGAGGGTAAATACAAAACTTAACCAAAACCTGAGATTTGCAATAATTTCAAATTAAACTCCATAATCCCCCAAATTAAACTCCATAAGCCCCCAAGTCCTTCTGGGCACACACATAACACAAAGGTTTCTGAGAACAACTGATGCCCACTCTCCAGAGGCTGAGCTCCCGGTTTGGGGGCAACGttacttttatctcttctttctccctccactTTTCATCTTAGAGACATGTTTCTCAATTTCTGTTGAGATGAAAAGCCAGTATCTGAACCCAACCAACCAAATTAGCAAGTTGGGCATAAGTCAAATTAAACTTTCACTCCCATAAAGGATGAGATAGCAGCAGGCATTTCAGATCATCATCCTATCATGTGATCAGTTTCAGGTTCTTGGCTACATTACGTCTCAATGACTTAGAATTCTATCTCAAATTTTTATCCTCTTATAAGTTCAAGCCTTTTGTCTGAATAAAAAAGTGCAAATATCCCATAAAGATGTGAGTCAGGTCTCCTTTGCTGTGAACAAAGGATACCCCAGAATGGGTCTTCATGGCAAGGCGTGAGAAACAGTAAGTTTTGAGGTGTGTGGGAAGGCCTTGAAGGGGCGAGGAGGCGGGGGGGAGTGCAGAAATAAAAGGATCTTGGTCTAATTCTTCCTTGTGTCCAGGGACAGCTCTGCAAATACCATCTTAATGAGCCACTGCCCAGCCCCTAATCTCATAAAACCCTCAGAAGGGAAAATGCATGAACGGCAGAGCTGCGTCTATCTCTTTTGATATTTGCTGTTGGGTTTCCTGGCCTGACTTTTGGGGCTCTGGGAACACGTGAATGAGCATGAACCAGGGAAGGCATTCAAAAGCAGGCCTCTGCAATGATGAGCCGATCAGACCGTCACCTTACAGCTtgcatatttattgaacaaatactactaaaatagctaaaatacattgggtacttgtcATGAGTGCATCAGTAAAGACCACGTGGTTACAAAAGCCTGCATTGCAGCAGTACACAACTGCAACTCTACATAAATGCCACAGATGCAGAATACTGTTTCTTGCTCTATTTACACAGCTGATATACCTATTCTAACGAAGGAGGAGGGGGACGCACAAGAAACTCAGGCCCACGGGAGCGCGGGAAGAGAAGGCCGAAGAGCAGCGCATGCGTGGGGGTGTGTAACAGTCAGAAGCAGAACAGTTCAGAACAAGGCCTGCCCTGTCAAAGGAAGAGCTAAAAGACAGGTATATAAAAATTAAGGTGGGCTTTCAGACTGGCTAACACAACAACATTCCATGagtagatgatattttatttttgtttatccaCTTCATTGGGAGCAAGGACAAAAATGTAAACTCTACACCTTGCTTATCAAAACCACCAAAAAAGAGCGCTctgccttaaaaataaatttataaagtcaTCTTttccaacttaattttttttttaagatataattGTCATATTCCTACTTCAACGTCGctgtttgggaatttttttccAAGGGCATGTGAAAAAAAACGAGCTtgccccttccccccccccaatatCCTTTCCAACAGAAAGAATCCAAAGAGACACCTCAAAATGCCTGTAAaattattgcttttctttctctaagtCAGGCAGGCGAGGCTACTACGTAAAGGAAGGGGGCTGGTTCAGTGGATTACAGTTTTGTGATTGCTCCCGCGACTGCATGCCTGTGGGCGCCAGCCAAGGAGACGACAGCCTCTCACCCTCTCTGGTCGGTTCACGCAGCCTACAGCACTGAGGAAGAAAGCTACACTGAAGACACGAGGAGAAAAGTCAGTCCAGTCTAGAGAACGACATTCAGGGAAACAGAGTACCAACACCTTCTTagaacatggaaataaaaaagaactccATCAGAGCTACCTCGCCAAGGAGCATGTTGAAAGTCCAAAATAGCACCATTCATCAGTGTCTCAGGTCCTGTGGCAGCACCTCGGTCACTTACCACAAGGAAACAATGAGTTTCAAACTACTTCTATACATCAAAAGAGTACATGGATAAAATAGAGAGATATACAGACAATTGATGAACATAAACTACTAGGCTTGTTacatctaaatgaaaaaaaaaaaaaaaatggggactctCAGCCTCTGCCAGAAGCAGTCGGGAGCTGTGTGAGGGAGGCGGAGTGGACCGGTTGTGTGAGCACAGTGGGAGTTTGAGTTGTGGAAGACATTGTCGTAGCGAACCAGGCCTGAGGGCCCACCTGTAAGGGTTGTAAACGTGGATTCACAGTGTGAAATTCTGAGCGTTTTCACTTGAGTCAGGATGATTAAAAACTGGTTTGATGATAGCTATTTGTCCACTGTAAATTCTCTAAAGCAAGGCTCAGAGTCCCATAGTTTCTTCTTATACTTGATgatttacacagaaaaaaatcccatatatgaTACCATGACCTCATCAATACCCATACACCATATGTAATACAAATGGAGGTGTTACGATTAAAAAAAGTAGAGGTAACTGATTCTCAGGGAGCGGAGTTCATTGCCACCCAGTGGAGTCCAGGAGGCCGCGGCCATCTCATCGTCTTTCTTGCGGTTCACTTCTTTGGGGACAGGAAGTCTTCCCTGTGAGGCAGGTGgacccacacacaaacacatgacagaaacacagacacacaaaaagacAAGTTCAGTCATGCTtctgaaaccattttttttttaaattttgcatcttCCACCCCGTTTTTTACCCTTGGACTCCTGCTGTTTTGCAACAGAGTTTACACATTAAACACAGTTCACCTGAATGTAAATATTAGGTCTGTGGAGGCATGAATTAACCCCGGCTGCCTCTGCTTCAGTAGAATCAAGTGCTTCTCTACCCAGTGATGCTGGCTGTGAGGTTTCTAGTATCAGATAGGGTCCAAGACCAGAGAGGTGCTTATAGGTGCTCTTAATTTATAAGAGGtgcttattataaaaaataattcaggggCGTGATGGAGGGGATTAATAGTCCATTTTGTAAtgcataatgaaaatatttaaaagcacaTCACGACTTTCCTACATCTTACCTATGTATGGTCCCAAGGTCAGAACCACAAGAGGGTACCAAAAATGGGAGTGTCTGGGAGGGATGTAAGGGGAGGCCCTGGACAATGGTTGCAGGGAGCCAGAAGAGAGTGGGACTCGGCTGGGCTGGACTGACTGGGGCTATTCTAAGTCTCTCCTCACAATCCTCATGAGACACTTTCGTGTTTCTGACTAGAACAATTCAACCTCAGGTGACCACTGGTCAGCCACCGTGCTGCTTCCACTGACACACTGCCAAGAGGGGTGACAAGAAAGGGGAGTGTCCCATCATGACCAGACAGCAAGAGCACAGGACAGTGATTCCCATCTGCCCCAGGGATACACATAAGCTTCTTAATTTACCACAAACACATATGATCTCCTGTTCAGATAGGAACCATTGGTTACTAgagttttcttagaaaaaaaaaattattccttgtggttttataaactttctttttttttcttcttgatcagGTCATATGTTCTAACAGGACCATTTTAATTAGTCAGTTCCACTAGATGTAAATTCTTGGATGTTAccatatttgatttttgtttaggAAGATTTCAGAAGTCAGGAACTTCTAAACAACTtgaaactaaataaatattttcagcaGCCCATTCTGTTAAGTGCAACAGATAATTCAACTTTAAAGTCTTATCTGACtgtccaaaatataaaatttaggtACATTAGATGTTTAAcgtttaatgtttaatattatattaaacaTCTAATGTgcctaaattttatatttaaaaatcttagacTTTAAGAGcatacaacattttttaaaacgtCCATAATAACCAGTCTTAGGTTGTGGTTTTATAAGTTGTTTTGGTATCATTAAATAGGAATATgaccaaaagagaaaattaaatgaaaatataattcattatttACACCCTTAAGAATCCAGATAAAATTTCCAAAAGCATGCTACTCAAGGTTCATCGCAgttgtgaaaataatttcaatcttGAAATTTTGGTACACAAtcccaatattaaaaaaaaaatccactgtaaTCCTGATGTCTTTTAAATAATGCTAtcacctccccaccctctccaccTCTCCAATCAAGCAGCTGGCATGGTATAGGGTATGACACACTTGTGGACAAATGAAGAGTTCAAGAGATGCTAATTGTCACAGGCCAGGAAGAAAGGGAAATCAAAAGTTCATAAACTTTATCTCACTCAACAATTACTCTTTACCCGGCTGGCCTTACAACTCTTCAGTGCTGACTTCCTCTGTTCAGGGGTGAACACACAGAACGTTAGTCTGTCTCTCTCTATAAGTCTCTGTTTCTCTAATCTTTAACCTTCctaaaaaatatacaacaaaacaaaatgaagagcTGGGGATTCGGGAAAAGGtacttccaagaaaaaaaaaagtgaaggagaTTACTTGAGATTTGAATTTaccatttttactattttttttctctcttttgaggTCCCCAGTCACaaatttcttcattcattattCATGCTCTGAGTGCCTACTATGGCTTGAGCGCTTTATTAGATTTTAAGCCTACTGagattaaaacagaaagaaaaacagtccCTGGCTATTCTTCCCCTCATTAACCTACAGTACAGGAGACACCCAGTAACTGGACTCTAGCAAGGCCACGGCAGCAGGTCACGCAGAGAGGTGTACCACGGCAGCACACTGAGCCCCAGAACCCAACCAGGGGAGCTCCTGGGAAGATGGCGTTCTCTGCATCTTCCCCTCGGAGCCCTGGATTTACCAGATTTCAAACCTGCCCCCATGACTGGCTCCCTGCTTTTTGTAAAGAATGGTTTTTCTGCCCCCTACTTAAGGAATTTCATGCTTCTGTAACAAGGGAGGAAGTATTTTGAAGAAAGGACACAATGGCATATTATTTTACCTGAAGTCAGACTTTAAATGAATTCAGGCAAATACTCCATCCATGGAGTAAACGGTTCCTCCATCAGCCAGCACACTCTCTACAGGACTGACCAACCTGAGTACTCTCAGAaggtttggggggtggggggtggagaaaaGATGTGTCCAGTGGTTCCCACACACTGGCTGTCTAGGTGTCCTTCCAGCAGACCCACCTGAGGGTTGGGTGGCCATCCCTGCTGATGACCATCAGGAGATTAATTCTCAATTACTCAATAATATGTTTTGAACCAAGTGCATcaagattatttttcttacaaTTATGCACAAATATGTTTTCCAGAAGGAAACtgatggggaagaaaaggcaaatagAGTAtgcttaaaatactattttatatttagagAGGGGAGAACTTAAAATAACAGAAGACCCAAATCCCACAGTACCCTGTGCCCCCCCTTGCAGCATGCCCAGCGTGGGCAGGACCTAGCACCTGGCCCAGCTTCCAAGAGTCAGGGAGGCCCCGCTGATCTCACTGAAGAACTTCACTTAGTCTTGCCCTTCTGGTTGATGTCAACAGTATCAAAGAGAGGACGTCTGGAAGCCTGAATGAGGCAAGAACTAACAAAAAGCCTATATTGTACTTTGTTTCCCATCTCACCCTCAGCTGCCTCAGGGGAACTGTGTCCTGATCTGGCACAGCAAAGATTCTAAGCTTAAACTGCTGCTGGTGCAGGTCGGCAGCGGGGAGGTGGGGGTGTGGGTGCACTTTAGGGAAGGCCCTACTATTTCAGCTCTCGTTCACTCCAGCTCCCTCTGTAAGAGCAGTGCAAGGCTAGCTCCAGCAGGGCCAGACCATTTTGTTCACCTACTTTCCTGCCAATGATTTCAACCTTGACCTTCAGAAATTCTCTGAAAGATTAGAAGTGACTTGGATTGTTTTCTTTCAGTGCAAACTGCCAGTTGACACAGCGTCTTCAACTTCTGCCTGTCAGGTTAAGACAGGGAATTGTTGAACCCATTCGGTGTAAACAAGACTTTCTTAAACGCTGAAGTACAAGCAACAGCAAGGAAGGCCTCGCTGGTGATCAGTTACACTTATGAAACTTTCacacagaaaatttattttcaatagactcttattttgtttttttatttaagttttaaataaagGGCATTTGGTGGGAGCTCACCTTATTTCGTTTATTAACTGTAAAATCAGTTGGTCTTTGATAATCATTCTGCTTGAGGTCAAATGGATGTTTACCCTAACAGGCAACATCCAAAAGTATGTACAGTAAAAActgataacttttttttgtttgtttctttgtttcagaAATAGTGCTA carries:
- the NREP gene encoding neuronal regeneration-related protein isoform X3, whose amino-acid sequence is MVYYPELSVWVSQEPFPNKEMEGRLPQGRLPVPKEVNRKKDDEMAAASWTPLGGNELRSLRISYLYFF
- the NREP gene encoding neuronal regeneration-related protein isoform X2, encoding MPVEQNLPGFHGVYYPELSVWVSQEPFPNKEMEGRLPQGRLPVPKEVNRKKDDEMAAASWTPLGGNELRSLRISYLYFF